In a genomic window of Cyprinus carpio isolate SPL01 chromosome A10, ASM1834038v1, whole genome shotgun sequence:
- the LOC109076083 gene encoding C3a anaphylatoxin chemotactic receptor-like, giving the protein MGDYYDILENPMRVISLVFFYLTLVLGVPGNAFVMYVAGLKMKRTVNTVGFLNLAIADLFCCLLTLYYVIESDFDDYWPYGPTTCKIFHFVMLITMFASIFILNLISLDRFTQVITPVWAQNHRSLFIARLSCAGAWILALILSLPFMMSRTIYTKNNKTYCVHYQFDLDHLKMYRRISVIRFVFGFLIPLICITTCYGFIARKLGRSHFHSGRAFRIILTVIVAFFLCWLPYHIVDLIIIYGGESSSSVGYALDPLAVSLAYFSSCLNPILYVFMGQDFKSNVKLSLRRVFERVFSEEETQMTHTTQSQQTHSL; this is encoded by the coding sequence ATGGGGGATTAttatgacattttggaaaatccGATGAGAGTGATTTCTCTGGTCTTCTTCTACCTGACCTTGGTCCTCGGTGTTCCTGGAAATGCCTTTGTCATGTATGTGGCTGGATTGAAGATGAAGAGGACTGTTAATACAGTAGGGTTTCTCAATCTAGCGATTGCCGACCTCTTCTGCTGCCTTCTCACTCTTTACTATGTGATCGAGAGTGATTTTGATGATTACTGGCCGTACGGACCCACAACTTGCAAGATTTTTCACTTTGTTATGCTCATCACCATGTTTGCCAGCATTTTCATCTTGAACTTGATTAGTCTGGATCGGTTTACTCAGGTGATCACACCGGTTTGGGCTCAGAATCATCGCAGCCTGTTCATCGCACGACTGTCCTGTGCAGGGGCCTGGATTCTGGCTTTAATTCTCAGTCTGCCTTTTATGATGTCAAgaacaatttacacaaaaaataataaaacatactgcgtGCATTATCAATTTGATTTagaccatttaaaaatgtatagaagGATAAGCGTTATCAGATTTGTGTTTGGCTTTTTGATTCCTCTGATATGCATCACAACATGCTACGGATTCATCGCACGCAAGTTAGGCAGGAGTCATTTTCACTCTGGACGAGCTTTTCGCATCATTCTGACTGTAATTGTGGCCTTTTTTCTGTGCTGGCTGCCGTATCACATAGTGGATTTGATAATAATATATGGAGGGGAATCAAGTTCCTCGGTAGGTTACGCACTGGATCCGCTGGCCGTCTCTTTGGCGTATTTCAGCAGCTGCCTGAACCCCATTCTGTATGTTTTCATGGGGCAGGATTTTAAGAGCAACGTTAAACTTTCTCTAAGAcgtgtttttgaaagagttttctcTGAGGAGGAAACACAAATGACACACACCACCCAGTCACAGCAAACCCACTCACTGTAG
- the LOC109072270 gene encoding C3a anaphylatoxin chemotactic receptor-like encodes MGDYYEILKYPMRVISQVICYLTLILGVPGNAFVVYVAGLKMKKTVNTVWFLNLAIADLFCCLLNLYYVTEIAFDDYWPYGSILCKILPFVTHITMFASVFILNLISLDRFTQVITPVWAQNHRSLFIARLSCAGAWILALILSLPFMILKDTYTGNNETYCLNYQPDLYYYKMYSRLSVIRFLFGFLIPLICITTCYGFIARKLGRSHFHSGRVFRIMLAVIVAFFLCWLPYHIVDLTIMYGGETSFRAALALDPLAVSLAYFNSCLNPILYVFMGQDFKRNVKLSLRRVFERVFSEEGTQMTHTTQSQQTHSL; translated from the coding sequence ATGGGGGATTAttatgaaattttgaaatatCCGATGAGAGTGATTTCTCAGGTCATCTGCTACCTGACCTTGATCCTCGGTGTTCCTGGAAATGCATTTGTTGTGTATGTTGCTGGATTGAAGATGAAGAAGACTGTTAATACAGTATGGTTTCTCAATCTAGCGATTGCCGACCTCTTCTGCTGCCTTCTCAATCTTTACTATGTGACCGAGATCGCTTTTGATGATTACTGGCCGTATGGATCCATCCTGTGCAAGATTCTCCCCTTCGTTACCCACATCACCATGTTTGCCAGTGTTTTCATCTTGAACTTGATTAGTCTGGATCGGTTTACTCAGGTGATCACACCGGTTTGGGCTCAGAATCATCGCAGCCTGTTCATCGCACGACTGTCCTGTGCAGGGGCCTGGATTCTGGCTTTAATTCTCAGTCTGccttttatgattttaaaagacACTTACACGGGAAATAATGAAACATACTGTCTGAATTATCAACCTGatttatactattataaaatgtatagcaGGTTAAGCGTCATCAGATTTTTGTTTGGCTTTTTGATTCCTCTCATATGCATCACAACATGCTACGGATTCATCGCACGCAAGTTAGGCAGGAGTCATTTTCACTCTGGACGAGTGTTTCGCATCATGCTGGCTGTAATTGTGGCCTTTTTTCTGTGCTGGCTGCCGTATCACATAGTGGATTTGACAATAATGTATGGAGGGGAAACAAGTTTTAGGGCAGCTTTGGCACTGGATCCGCTGGCCGTCTCTTTGGCGTATTTCAACAGCTGCCTGAACCCCATTCTGTATGTTTTCATGGGGCAGGATTTTAAGAGAAATGTTAAACTTTCTCTAAGAcgtgtttttgaaagagttttctcTGAGGAGGGAACACAAATGACACACACCACCCAGTCACAGCAAACCCACTCACTGTAG
- the LOC109046343 gene encoding C3a anaphylatoxin chemotactic receptor-like, translating to MGNYYDILENPMRVFSLVFYYLTLVLGVPGNAFVVYVAGLKMKRTVNTVGFLNLAIADLFCCLSTLYYVIESKFDDYWPYGSTTCKIFHFVMLITMFASVFTLNLISLDRFTLVITPVWAQNHRSLFIARLSCAGAWILALILSLPFMMSRTIDKENNKTYCVHYKFDLEHLKIYRRLSVIRFVFGFLIPLICITTCYGFIARKLGRSHFHSRRAFRIMLAVIVAFFLCWLPYHIVDLIIIYGEKSSSSVGYALDPLAVSLAYFNSCLNPILYVFMGQDFKRNVKLSLRRVFERVFSEEGTQMTHTTQSQQTHSL from the coding sequence ATGGGGAATTAttatgacattttggaaaatccAATGAGAGTGTTTTCTCTGGTCTTCTACTACCTGACCTTGGTCCTCGGTGTTCCTGGAAATGCATTTGTCGTGTATGTTGCTGGACTGAAGATGAAGAGGACTGTTAATACAGTAGGGTTTCTCAATCTAGCGATTGCCGACCTCTTCTGCTGCCTTTCCACTCTTTACTATGTGATCGAGAGCAAATTTGATGATTACTGGCCGTACGGATCCACAACGTGCAAGATTTTTCACTTCGTTATGCTCATCACCATGTTTGCCAGCGTTTTCACCTTGAACTTGATTAGTCTGGATCGGTTTACTCTGGTGATCACACCGGTTTGGGCTCAGAATCATCGCAGCCTGTTCATCGCACGACTGTCCTGTGCAGGGGCCTGGATTCTGGCTTTAATTCTCAGTCTGCCTTTTATGATGTCAAGAACGAttgacaaagaaaataataaaacatactgcgtGCATTATAAATTTGATTTAGAACATTTGAAAATTTATAGAAGGTTAAGCGTCATCAGATTTGTGTTTGGCTTTTTGATTCCTCTCATATGCATCACAACATGCTACGGATTCATCGCACGCAAGTTAGGCAGGAGTCATTTTCACTCTAGACGAGCGTTTCGCATCATGTTGGCTGTAATTGTGGCCTTTTTTCTGTGCTGGCTGCCGTATCACATAGTGGATTTGATAATAATATACGGAGAGAAATCAAGTTCCTCGGTAGGTTACGCACTGGATCCGCTGGCCGTCTCTTTGGCGTATTTCAACAGCTGCCTGAACCCCATTCTGTATGTTTTCATGGGGCAGGATTTTAAGAGAAATGTTAAACTTTCTCTAAGAcgtgtttttgaaagagttttctcTGAGGAGGGAACACAAATGACACACACCACCCAGTCACAGCAAACCCACTCACTGTAG